Within the Agromyces ramosus genome, the region CGCGTCTCACGATGCGCCTCGTTTCTTTTTGCGATTCGGCGGAAGCGGTGGCCGTGGGGGAAGCTTCAGTTTCCTCTTCGGAATCGCCACCGCGTTACTGGTCGATTCGAGTGTTTCGCGATGCACTCGAGCGAGCTCCGCGATCTGGAAATCGGCCGCCGGCAGGGTGTAGATCGATGTTGTCGCCGCGTGTTCGTGGCCGAGCTGCATCTGGATGAACTTGATGTCGTACCTGTAGGCCGTAAGGAGATGCGTGGCGTACGACCGACGGAGCGAGTGGAAATCCAACCTGCGGGGAATCCGAGCTCCTCCACGCAGTCGCTGACTCGCCGCCAGAGGTGACTCGCAGACACGACGCCGCCGGTATTCGTGGGGAAGAGGTCTGAAACGGGGTCGCCGTAGCGGGGGAGTACGTTGTTCGTCCAGTCCTCAGCGACCTCGGCAGCCCACTGCCAGACGGTGAGCACATTCCTCGGCTTGAACACCTGGCCGGCCGTGGCTTTGCCGAAGCGTACGTGCAGGTTGCCGAAATCGCCGAAGTAGGGTGTACGCGCATTCGCGGAGAAATCCACGATCTGGAGCCGACGAGCCTCGGTAACGCGAAGGCCCCAGGCATATGCGATCTTGCACGCCGACGCATCCCGCAGCACCGTCAGCGCGCCGCTCCGGCCTGACTCGAGCACACGCACGTACTCGAGGTCCAACAAGTCGAAGAGCTGCTGGATCTCCTTCTCGGTGAAGGCGCGCTTCTCGGGACGGCTCTCGTTGGTCTGGGAGTGCGTGATTCGGTTGAACTCATTCACGACCTGTGAGAAGACCTGGCCGAACAGCTGAGCGGATCGCAGGCTCCACTCGTATGCAGGGCTCGTCGCGAACTCGCAAAAGCCCTCGACCATGCCTTGATATGCGCGAACGGTCGAGTGCGCCAGTCCGCGAACCGAGCGAAGGTGGTCGAACCACTCGGTTGCGTCTCCGACGTTCCACTCCCAGGGGAACTTGCCCGCTGAGTCGCAGAGGCGGACCACCACGGAGCGGCTCGTCCGAACGTAGTCAGCCTTGACTCCACGGGACCGCATAGCAGCGCCCCAAGCGTCCAGAACCTCCTCAAGGAACGCATCAGGATCCGGCCCAACGCCCGGGACGGCCAGAAACGACAGCCTCCCGCCGCCGTTCGACCCCGCCATATCCATCACCACCTTGCCTGCAAATATTGCAGGATTCCTGCAGGACTTGCAATGGACCAGATGGAAACGCCTGATCAGACCACGGATCAGCCGGGCGCGTAGTCGGTGCAAACTCGTGTCCACGAGGCGAACGGCATCTGGAGTGCTGCAGGGAAATTCCCTGATCAGTTGTATTTTCGTCGGCCCACAAGGGGATTACCCGGGTTTGATAATCCTGCAATTCCTGCAAGTTGTGGATTTACGTTCGGACATAATGTGCATTATCGGCGCGATGGATCTGACGATCTGCGACGGCTTTACCACCACACGGCATCCATACGAATCACGCCCGCCTGAGCCCCATCGACACGTAGCTGGAGAAGCCTGCTCGCTTCGCGAACCTGATCGGCCGCCGCAGCGTCTCGATGAACCCGAGCTTCGTGTAGAGCGCAAGTGCCGGGACGTTCGTGTCCTTGATGTCGCGCAGCACGAACTCGTCGTATGGCAGTTCCAGGAGATCGCGCATGAGCGCGGTCGCCACGCCCTGGCCCTGATACTGCGGCGCGGTCGTGACGAAGCCGATCTCTGCGAGGCCATCGCGCGCCCCGTCATCAGCGCCCATGAACTGGCTTCGGATGATGCGGTCGGTGATGAAGCCGTGCACCGTGCCGAGCACGCGCTGGAGCTCGCGCCGATCGGGGGCGAAGCATTCCTGCGTTCCCTGGGTCACGACCGCCACAGCGGCGGGTTCGCCGTCCACCAGCGCGACATGGAAGCGTTCGAGGACGATCATGTGCTCGAATGCCTCCGACAGCTCCTGTGGATCCTGGGAGAAGTACGCGAAGTCCTCGGCGAACCCGCGCACGAGCACGTCAGTGACCCCGCGCCGATACGGCTCGCCGAGCTCGTCGGCACGCGTGATCTCGATCATCGCTCGGCTCCCCCGGTGAGAATGCGCAGTATCAGGTCGACGTCGGGCTCGGCGAGCTCGTCGTTCAGGGCATGGCGCATCGTCGTGATGCCCGAGAGCAGCGCGAAGTAGTACGCGGTCATCCGGTCTGGGTCTCCGCCGACGAACCGCCCTTCGACCTGACCTCGCCGAACGAGTGCAGCGAACGCCTTCCAGAGCGTCTGTTGCGTCACTGCAAGCCGGCGAGCCGTTCCGGCAGGTGCATCAGTCGTGAAGCCCTGGTTGATGACCATGAAGAACTCTGCCGCGCCATCCTCTCCGGCGAGATCGGAAAGATACACCTCGGTGAAGCCGCCGATCAGGTCGCTTGGATCCCCACCGCTCGACAACTGTGTCGCCGCGGCACTGAGCCCCGTCGATGCCTGCTCGAGCAGTTCATCGAAGAGATCCTCCTTGCTCGCATAGTGCCGGTAGACCGATCCCACGCTGATGCCCGCTTCGTCGGCGATCTGCCGGATGTTCGCGGCAGCGAACCCATGTCGCGCGAAGACGCGGACGCCCGCTGTTTCGATCGCCGAGCGAGTGGCTGCTCTCATGGCCTCGTTCTGCGTTGCCGTGCGCGGCATTCGTTCCGCCTTTCAAATGAACCTATGTTCATTATATTACACCTCGCCCCCTGTCCCCCGCTGATCGGCCATCCGATCGACCGCCGTGTCGGCGGTCCGTGAGAGCGTGCCGATATGGCAAGGATCCGGCGCGTCGAGCGAACGTCGAGCACGTGATGGCGTCATCAGTCGCGTTGCTTCGCGGCATCAACGTGGGCGGCAAGAACCTGATCAGCATGCCCGACCTTGCTGCGTGCTTCCACGATGCCGGATACCGCGATGCTCGCACCTACATTCAGAGCGGCAACGTCCTCTTCACGGCGACTCCCCCGACAGGGCCGAAGCTCGAAGATACGGTCGAGCGAATGCTCGAAGCGCGATTCGAGATCCCGATCCTCGTCGTGGTCCGGTCGCGTGACGAACTGGCTGCCACGGTCGCCGCGGCGCCCGCCGATCACGGTTCCGAGGCGCTGCGCAGTGACGTCTACTTCCTGAAGCATCCGCTCACCGCCGAGGAGGCGTACGCGAAGCTGCCGGAACTGCGCGAGGGTGTCGATTCGGTGGCGCGCGGGCCTGGTGCGATCTACTTCTCGCGCGTCGCGGCACAGGCGTCGAAGACCCGGATCACCCGTCTCATGAGCATGCCGATCTTCCGGCAGATGACGGTGCGCAACTGGCGAACGACCACGCGCCTTCTCGAGTTGCTCGACGACGACTGACCTCGCCGCCGCCAGGCGCAGTCTCGGAGGTCGACCGCTACCGCCCTCGCGTGCGCGCCGGCTTCGTTGCCGTCGCTCGGACGTACACGAGGGATTCCTTCGCCAACGGCAGCCACGTCGTCAGCGTCGCCTCGATGTCGTCGCCGGCGGGCACCACGACCCACTCACGCATCGTTCGCGTGCCCATCGTGACGGGCTCCACGGCGCCCGCCTCAAGGAGCTCCGATGCGCGGGCGCGCGGGAGTTTCACGATGAGTCCGCCGTCATGTCCGAGGAAGGCGACGATCTTGTCGCCGGTCCGGATGCCGGGACTCCTGAACATGGTGCCGATCGTGATCGGTCCGTCGTTCTCGAGCGCACTGGCGATCTCGTGGAGCACTTCAAGACCGGGGGTCGAGGAGGTCATGCGCGTGCCCCGATCGACCTGGACGGCATCCCACCGACGACTCGACGCACCACATCGACATCGCCCGTGATCATGCCGGCAGCGTCTGCGGCAGCGATCGACAACTGTCCGGTGAAGAGCTCGACGAGGGCGCCGGGCTCGCCGTCGACGATCGCGTCGGGTGCCATGGCTGGTGTACTCGAGGTGATCTCGATTGCGCCCGCGTCTGCGATGATGTCGCAGCCGTCGGACGCGTTGCCGACGCGCACCACCTGGGCCGCGGCGCTGGGGTCGTTGTCACGGCAGAGCCCGCGGAGCGGTATCAGGAGCCAGTGCGGCCGGAACGACTCATCCGGCATCGGGGGGCTCATCAGCGGAGCGCCCCACTTCACGAGTTCGCGAACGACCGCTTCGAGTGCAGCTCCTCGCGCGGTCAGTGCGAACACCGTCGCGTTCGCCGGCCGAGGCAACTCCACCCGCGCGACGAGGTCGACGCGTTCCATCTCCTTGAGTCGCGCTGCAAGCAGGTTGGTCGCGATGCCCGGCAATCCCCGCCGCAGGTCGGCATACCGCGAAGGCCCGAGCGTGAGCAGTTCGCGGACGATCAGCAGCGTCCAGCGGTCGCCCACCAAGTCGAGCCCCCGCGCCATCGCGCAGTACTGCCCATACGTCCGCATGCCACGATCTTACCCGTGCACTTGACATTCGCCATCGATCACTTGAGAAACTCAAGCTCGGTGGACCCGACCATTGCCCCCTCCCCCGGCGTGCCGGCCTCACCGATTCGTCAC harbors:
- a CDS encoding GNAT family N-acetyltransferase, encoding MIEITRADELGEPYRRGVTDVLVRGFAEDFAYFSQDPQELSEAFEHMIVLERFHVALVDGEPAAVAVVTQGTQECFAPDRRELQRVLGTVHGFITDRIIRSQFMGADDGARDGLAEIGFVTTAPQYQGQGVATALMRDLLELPYDEFVLRDIKDTNVPALALYTKLGFIETLRRPIRFAKRAGFSSYVSMGLRRA
- a CDS encoding TetR/AcrR family transcriptional regulator, whose amino-acid sequence is MRAATRSAIETAGVRVFARHGFAAANIRQIADEAGISVGSVYRHYASKEDLFDELLEQASTGLSAAATQLSSGGDPSDLIGGFTEVYLSDLAGEDGAAEFFMVINQGFTTDAPAGTARRLAVTQQTLWKAFAALVRRGQVEGRFVGGDPDRMTAYYFALLSGITTMRHALNDELAEPDVDLILRILTGGAER
- a CDS encoding tyrosine-type recombinase/integrase, whose product is MDFHSLRRSYATHLLTAYRYDIKFIQMQLGHEHAATTSIYTLPAADFQIAELARVHRETLESTSNAVAIPKRKLKLPPRPPLPPNRKKKRGAS
- a CDS encoding DUF1697 domain-containing protein; its protein translation is MASSVALLRGINVGGKNLISMPDLAACFHDAGYRDARTYIQSGNVLFTATPPTGPKLEDTVERMLEARFEIPILVVVRSRDELAATVAAAPADHGSEALRSDVYFLKHPLTAEEAYAKLPELREGVDSVARGPGAIYFSRVAAQASKTRITRLMSMPIFRQMTVRNWRTTTRLLELLDDD
- a CDS encoding winged helix-turn-helix transcriptional regulator, producing the protein MRTYGQYCAMARGLDLVGDRWTLLIVRELLTLGPSRYADLRRGLPGIATNLLAARLKEMERVDLVARVELPRPANATVFALTARGAALEAVVRELVKWGAPLMSPPMPDESFRPHWLLIPLRGLCRDNDPSAAAQVVRVGNASDGCDIIADAGAIEITSSTPAMAPDAIVDGEPGALVELFTGQLSIAAADAAGMITGDVDVVRRVVGGMPSRSIGARA